Proteins from one Salinispora arenicola genomic window:
- a CDS encoding FAD-dependent oxidoreductase — protein sequence MTDVNGRAIVLGGSLAGILAARVLAESYASVLVVDRDKVVGVNAPRRGAPHTVHAHGLHARGHLILEELFPDLTEELRSAGVPVGDLGEMRWYFNGRRIRPARTGLISVTAPRPVLECHVRDRVAALPNVAFLENCDVLGLIATPGRDQIVGVRVQPRDGESAAEELDADLVVDATGRGSRTPAWLTEFGYQRPQEERVKVGLAYTTRHYRTRPEWFDGVQSINPVAAPAHPRGAFFGQVGHDRCILSLTGVLGDYPPTDHEGFLDFARSLPVPDVYEAVRDGEALDDPVSFRFPASVRRRYERLTRFPQGLLVIGDALCSFNPVYGQGMSVAAIEVMTLRQHLRLGLPPKPLPFFTDVARVIDVPWEISAGGDLDFPGVTGRRTLRVRIGNAYLARFQYAATKDARLTNAFMRVAGLMDPPQALMRPEMLLRVLRHAPRRPTPGEHWLDRGPGRGLPARSGQ from the coding sequence ATGACGGACGTCAACGGCCGCGCGATCGTTCTCGGTGGCAGCCTGGCCGGGATCCTCGCCGCCCGCGTACTCGCCGAGTCATATGCGAGCGTACTGGTCGTCGACCGGGACAAGGTGGTCGGCGTCAACGCGCCGCGCCGGGGCGCCCCGCACACGGTGCACGCCCACGGGCTGCACGCACGCGGTCACCTGATCCTTGAGGAGCTCTTCCCGGACCTCACCGAGGAACTGCGCTCGGCCGGGGTCCCGGTCGGTGACCTCGGGGAGATGCGCTGGTACTTCAACGGCCGGCGGATCCGCCCGGCGCGTACCGGCCTGATCTCGGTAACCGCCCCCCGGCCGGTACTCGAATGCCACGTCCGCGACCGGGTCGCGGCCCTGCCCAACGTCGCGTTCCTCGAGAACTGCGACGTGTTGGGGCTGATTGCGACGCCCGGGCGGGACCAGATCGTGGGGGTGCGGGTACAACCTCGCGACGGCGAGTCGGCAGCCGAGGAACTCGACGCCGACTTGGTGGTCGACGCCACCGGCCGGGGCTCACGCACGCCCGCGTGGTTGACCGAGTTCGGCTACCAGCGGCCGCAGGAGGAACGGGTCAAGGTCGGGTTGGCTTACACCACCCGGCACTACCGAACCCGCCCCGAGTGGTTCGACGGGGTCCAGTCGATCAACCCGGTCGCCGCGCCGGCCCACCCCCGAGGCGCCTTCTTCGGACAGGTCGGCCACGACCGGTGCATCCTGTCGCTGACCGGCGTCCTCGGCGACTACCCGCCCACCGACCACGAAGGCTTCCTGGATTTCGCCCGGTCCCTGCCGGTGCCGGACGTGTACGAGGCCGTGCGCGACGGGGAGGCACTGGACGACCCGGTGTCGTTCCGCTTTCCGGCCAGCGTACGCCGCCGCTACGAGCGGTTGACCCGATTCCCGCAGGGCCTACTCGTCATCGGCGACGCGTTGTGCAGCTTCAACCCGGTGTACGGCCAGGGCATGAGCGTCGCGGCGATCGAGGTGATGACGCTGCGCCAGCACCTGCGTTTGGGGCTGCCACCGAAGCCACTGCCGTTCTTCACCGATGTCGCCCGGGTCATCGACGTGCCCTGGGAGATCTCCGCCGGCGGCGACCTCGACTTCCCCGGGGTGACCGGACGACGCACGCTGAGGGTGCGGATCGGCAACGCCTACCTGGCCCGCTTCCAGTACGCGGCGACCAAGGACGCCCGCCTGACGAACGCGTTCATGCGGGTCGCCGGCCTGATGGATCCACCGCAGGCGCTCATGCGCCCGGAGATGCTGCTTCGCGTGCTGCGGCACGCGCCACGCCGACCAACGCCCGGCGAGCACTGGCTCGACCGGGGGCCCGGTCGGGGCCTGCCGGCACGGTCGGGCCAGTGA
- a CDS encoding aspartate aminotransferase family protein, with translation MANLSNRPTPELAASELEALDRRHVLHPHQRSQRSERRVIVRGQGSTVWDANGRKLLDALGGGIWVAQVGHGRAELAEAAAEQAGQLAQFTGFFEYGNDKSIRLAERLAALAPANINRTYFTCGGSEGVDTAIKLARLFHHRRGEPDRNWIIARHFGYHGATYGSGTATGIPDMQVAVGPNLPNVEKVMPPYPYHMEMYGGQNPTDFLINELSQTIERLGARNIAAMIGEPVLGGGGVIPPPDDYWPRVRKLLREHGILLIADEVITAFGRTGTWFDSEPRGMSPDIITVAKGITSGYAPLGAVMVDDEIVETVTGGEHSFFHGYTYSGHPLACAVALANLDLLEKEGLLERSLAIGARFRTGLAPAAEIPVVGDIRVVGATVGIELVVNRETREGVSMDLALAVADDLYETHNVITRNYGPTLVLSPPLVFTDQETDRTSAAIVEVLRRVDLAAGRIAPR, from the coding sequence GTGGCGAATCTATCCAACCGGCCGACGCCCGAGCTGGCGGCGTCCGAACTCGAGGCTCTGGACCGGCGGCATGTGCTGCACCCGCACCAGCGCAGTCAGCGCTCGGAGCGGCGGGTGATCGTGCGTGGCCAGGGATCCACCGTGTGGGACGCGAACGGCAGGAAACTGCTCGACGCGCTGGGCGGTGGTATCTGGGTCGCTCAGGTTGGGCACGGGCGTGCGGAACTGGCCGAGGCGGCGGCTGAGCAGGCGGGCCAGCTGGCCCAGTTCACCGGATTCTTCGAGTACGGCAACGACAAGTCGATCCGGCTTGCGGAGCGGCTCGCCGCGCTCGCCCCGGCCAACATCAACCGGACGTACTTCACCTGCGGCGGATCGGAGGGGGTGGACACCGCCATCAAGCTGGCACGGCTGTTCCACCACCGCCGGGGTGAGCCGGACCGCAACTGGATCATCGCGCGGCACTTCGGGTACCACGGCGCCACCTACGGTTCCGGCACCGCCACCGGTATCCCGGACATGCAGGTGGCCGTCGGCCCGAACCTGCCCAACGTCGAGAAGGTCATGCCGCCGTACCCGTACCACATGGAGATGTACGGGGGTCAGAACCCGACCGACTTCCTGATCAACGAACTGTCGCAGACGATCGAGCGGCTCGGCGCAAGGAACATCGCCGCGATGATCGGTGAGCCGGTGCTCGGCGGCGGCGGTGTGATCCCCCCGCCGGACGACTACTGGCCGCGGGTACGCAAGCTGCTGCGCGAACACGGGATCCTGCTCATCGCCGACGAGGTGATCACCGCATTCGGTCGTACCGGCACCTGGTTCGACTCCGAGCCGCGGGGCATGTCCCCGGACATCATCACCGTCGCCAAGGGCATCACCAGTGGGTACGCCCCGCTGGGCGCGGTGATGGTCGACGACGAGATCGTCGAGACGGTAACCGGCGGGGAACACAGCTTCTTCCACGGCTACACCTACTCCGGTCACCCACTCGCCTGCGCCGTGGCGCTGGCCAACCTGGACCTGCTGGAGAAGGAGGGGCTGCTGGAGCGGTCACTGGCGATCGGGGCGCGGTTCCGTACCGGCCTGGCACCGGCGGCCGAGATCCCCGTGGTCGGCGATATCCGGGTGGTCGGCGCGACCGTCGGAATCGAGCTGGTCGTCAATCGAGAGACCCGCGAGGGCGTCTCGATGGACCTGGCCCTCGCCGTGGCCGACGACCTGTACGAGACACACAACGTGATCACCCGCAACTACGGGCCGACCCTGGTGCTGTCGCCTCCGCTGGTGTTCACCGACCAGGAGACCGATCGGACCAGCGCCGCCATCGTTGAGGTCCTCAGGCGCGTCGACCTCGCGGCGGGCCGGATCGCTCCGCGCTGA
- a CDS encoding alcohol dehydrogenase catalytic domain-containing protein: protein MKAAVIPEVNGAWELREVPTPVPGPGEVLIRVRASGVCYNDFLATCGGIPFPTVSPAVTGHEPVGEVAEVGPDVTSRQVGDRVGATWVRAGCGRCDYCQRNLPVSGQTAINCPSPTTTGFSVLGGHAEYLVTRADETVLVPDGLPFELAAPVMCAGYTAWSALRAANPLPHERVAVLGIGALGHLAVQFARATGFETVAITRSVDKHDAIRRLGADHIVGSGEELRDLGGADVILATAPSHAAAGEALAGLRVNGRMVLAGIDGQEPFMIPSALTYPFFALGQSIIGATHSGPRYLTEALDLVASGKVTPVVETFPAERVAEAVAKVAKGDVRFRAVVTY from the coding sequence ATGAAGGCAGCCGTCATTCCCGAAGTCAACGGCGCATGGGAACTGCGTGAGGTGCCGACGCCGGTGCCGGGGCCGGGCGAAGTCCTGATCCGGGTACGTGCCTCTGGTGTCTGCTACAACGACTTCCTCGCCACCTGCGGTGGAATTCCGTTCCCGACGGTCAGCCCGGCGGTCACCGGACACGAGCCGGTCGGCGAGGTGGCCGAGGTGGGGCCTGACGTCACGTCTCGGCAGGTCGGTGACCGGGTCGGGGCCACCTGGGTCCGGGCAGGCTGCGGGCGGTGCGACTACTGCCAGCGCAACCTGCCGGTGTCCGGCCAGACCGCGATCAACTGCCCGTCGCCGACCACCACCGGCTTCAGTGTGCTGGGCGGGCATGCCGAATACCTGGTCACCAGGGCCGACGAAACCGTGCTCGTCCCGGACGGGCTCCCCTTCGAACTCGCCGCACCAGTGATGTGCGCCGGGTACACGGCCTGGTCGGCGCTGCGCGCGGCGAACCCGCTGCCGCACGAGCGGGTCGCGGTTCTCGGCATCGGCGCCCTCGGCCACCTGGCGGTGCAGTTCGCCCGGGCCACCGGGTTCGAGACCGTCGCCATCACCCGGTCGGTGGACAAACACGACGCCATCCGCCGGCTCGGCGCCGACCACATCGTCGGCAGCGGCGAGGAACTGCGGGATCTGGGCGGCGCCGACGTCATTCTGGCTACGGCACCGTCGCATGCTGCCGCCGGCGAAGCCCTAGCGGGGCTGCGGGTCAACGGGCGGATGGTGCTCGCCGGTATCGACGGGCAGGAGCCGTTCATGATCCCGTCGGCGTTGACGTACCCGTTCTTCGCGCTGGGGCAGAGCATCATCGGCGCGACACACAGCGGCCCCCGGTATCTCACCGAGGCGCTGGATCTCGTGGCCTCCGGGAAGGTCACGCCGGTGGTGGAGACGTTCCCGGCCGAGCGCGTCGCCGAAGCCGTCGCCAAGGTCGCCAAGGGCGACGTCCGGTTCCGCGCTGTGGTCACGTACTGA
- a CDS encoding cytochrome P450 family protein, whose translation MPVPQGEQNLTTEVFADPKALFATLGSRQPLHRISLPDGMPAVLVTGNREARQALSDPRLVRSITAAAPELHKYHPLASDDYALSRHMLFADPPDHGRMRKLVSTAFTRRRVEQMRPRIQQITDDLIDVIAAKGEADLVETLALPLPIAVISEMLGVPFADRSEFERHAEVLTGINASSGFDAIIAAGRWFDEYLAGLVQQRRREPQDDLISGMLAAQDKGDRLTDVELRSNALLLLSAGFETTVNLIANGLLALLRHPEAMAALRSEPNLMTTAVDELLRYDSPVSCVTYHFAQEPVEIGGFEIRSGEHVVIAAAAANHDPTVFAAPSRLDLRREGSGQILSFSHGIHFCLGAPLARLEGEIAFGTVLRRLAGLRLAVPTDSLVWKASFVLHRLERLPVTFTPDRDPNPIDSVHTV comes from the coding sequence ATGCCGGTCCCACAGGGCGAACAGAACCTGACCACCGAGGTGTTCGCGGACCCGAAGGCGTTGTTCGCCACGCTCGGGAGCCGGCAACCGCTACATCGGATCTCGCTTCCCGACGGCATGCCGGCCGTGCTGGTCACCGGGAACCGGGAAGCGCGCCAGGCGCTGTCCGACCCGCGGCTGGTTCGCAGCATTACTGCTGCCGCGCCCGAACTACACAAATACCACCCCCTGGCCAGCGATGACTATGCGCTGTCCCGACACATGCTGTTCGCTGACCCGCCCGACCACGGTCGGATGCGCAAGTTGGTGTCGACCGCGTTCACCCGCCGGCGCGTGGAGCAGATGCGCCCGCGGATCCAGCAGATCACCGACGACCTGATCGACGTGATCGCGGCGAAGGGCGAGGCGGACCTCGTCGAGACGCTCGCACTCCCCCTGCCGATCGCGGTCATCAGCGAAATGTTGGGCGTCCCGTTCGCCGACCGGTCCGAGTTCGAGCGACACGCCGAGGTGCTCACCGGCATCAACGCGTCCTCCGGCTTCGACGCCATCATCGCTGCCGGACGCTGGTTCGACGAATACCTCGCCGGGCTCGTGCAGCAGCGGCGACGGGAGCCCCAGGACGACCTGATCTCGGGCATGCTGGCGGCGCAGGACAAGGGTGACCGGCTCACCGACGTGGAACTCCGGTCGAACGCGTTGCTACTGCTGAGCGCCGGGTTCGAGACGACGGTGAATCTGATCGCCAACGGTCTGCTCGCGCTGCTGCGTCACCCGGAGGCGATGGCCGCGCTGCGGAGCGAGCCGAACCTGATGACCACCGCCGTCGACGAGCTACTCCGGTACGACAGCCCGGTCTCCTGCGTGACGTACCACTTCGCCCAGGAGCCGGTCGAGATCGGTGGCTTCGAGATCAGATCCGGCGAACACGTGGTCATCGCCGCGGCGGCGGCCAACCACGACCCCACCGTGTTCGCCGCCCCGTCCCGGCTGGACCTACGTCGGGAGGGCAGTGGCCAGATCCTCAGCTTCAGTCACGGCATTCACTTCTGCCTCGGTGCCCCGCTCGCGCGGCTGGAGGGTGAGATCGCGTTCGGTACGGTGCTACGCCGGCTGGCGGGGTTGAGGTTGGCGGTACCAACGGACAGCCTCGTCTGGAAGGCCAGCTTCGTCCTGCACCGGTTGGAGCGGCTGCCGGTGACGTTCACGCCGGACCGTGACCCGAATCCGATCGATTCCGTCCATACCGTATAG